CGCGTGGCAGGCGGTTCGTGCTCGTAACGAAGCGCGGCAGATTGCGTACAATTCTGAGGGTAAAATTGATGAATTAGCCACTCTGTTAGACCGGCACCGTGAGGATCGAGTTATTATTTTTACTCGATACAATGACCTTGTTCACCGGGTTTCTGATCGATTTTTTATTCCTCCGATTACTCATAAGACAGGTAAAGACGAACGCCGCCGGATACTGCAACGGTTTCGAGATGGTACGTACTCGGCAATTGTTAGCTCACAGGTATTAGACGAAGGTGTTGATGTGCCGGATGCAAACGTTGGTATCATCCTGAGTGGTACGGGCAGCAGCCGTCAGTACCGTCAGCGCCTTGGAAGAATTCTCCGTCCTTCTGGTGATGTTGCTCAGCTATATGAACTCGTTTCCAGTGGCACCGGTGAAATCAGAACATCGTCCAGACGGAAAGTCTAATCTATGTTAACCAAGGAATTATTGGAAGTCACGAAGCGGAAACCAAACATTCAGCCTCGGTATAGAGACATCGACGATTATCAGTCAACTGCTAAAGAGGTAATTGATGTGTATGAATCAGGAAAATCCCGGGGCGAAATTGAGGATGCTATTGCTGAACTGGAAACTCATGACACGTTTAAGCTTGTCCGTGGGCTCTCTAAATTATTGGAACGGCGCGTTACGTTTGAGCAGCAAGCACCAATCACGCCGTCTCGAGTGCGTGACGCGGTCTTTAAACGAGGGATTGTGACATCTGCGGCGGAGCGGAGAGAAGTCATCGAGATGGTTGCAGCTGATCTCGACGTGACACCAGACGAAATTGAGGATAGTCTCTGGGCAGATCGCGAGCAAGAAGAAATCCTCATATCAGAACCCGAGATTGGTGCCAAAGAGTTGCTTCGGCAGTACAACCTGTCGCTGACACAGACATTGTTATTTGATGCGATAGAGATTGAGTTTACGGCGTCAAATAACTATCAGGAGATCTTCGGGTTAATGGCGTATCTGGGTTTAATGTACACTGTAGACGAGGATTTAGCAGTGACAGTTACCGGTCCTACCGCCTTGTTCAAGAAGACTCGGAAATATGGCAATGAGCTAGCAAAATTACTACCGAGCATCATGAAGGCGGATGAGTGGAGTGTTACCGCACAGGTCGAGACGGAGATAAGTGACGAAACCCGAATCTACGAATTTCCTCTTAACGATGATCAACAAAGGCTTTTTCCCAGCCGAACCACTGTTGAGTCATTCGACAGTGAGGTGGAACGAGACTTTGCCGCCCGCATTGATTCACTGGCCGAGGGCTGGACTGTTCATCGGGAGCCAACAATTCTTCGGACAGGGAATCAGGTAATGATCCCTGATTTTAGTTTCGAACGCAACGAAAACAAGTTTTATCTTGAAATAATCGGATTCTGGACGCCTGAATACCTTCACAAGAAATTAGAAAAAGTCAGAGCAGTAGAGTCAGAACATCCGATAATGTTAGCCGTCAACGAGTCGCTTAATTGCACGAAGGCTGACTTCAGCGATGCGAACGTTGAACAAGTATTCTTTTATCAGGACACAATCCCAGTTAAGCCGGTTCTTGCTCGACTCAACGCGATCGAAGAACGGGAAGCCAAACAAGATCTCCAGACACTCAAGCAAAATAGTATTAATATCTCTACCGATGAGATAACTGATATTAAGACGCTCGCCGACACTCATGATGTCGCGTCAGATGCAGCTGAGAGGTATGTGGCCGCAAACTATGATGGAGTCATCTCCAACAACAAGTTTGTTCCAACGTCAGTTCTTGAGAAGATCGAAGCAGAGATTGACGCTCTAGATAATACAACCTTGGCCAATGTCAACCAGGTTTTAGAAGAGTATGGGGTCGCTCAGACGGTCTTGGGCCATATGGACTATACTATCAATTATGTTTCCCTTGACCAAAGTGAAGCAAAAGTCACAAAATCGAAATGAACTAGTCAGGCAGGTGATGGATAGGTCACCTGTCAACAGGCCCTCAAGTCAGAAACGTTGAGTGTGAACGGTGATTACAGCGGTAGCAGCGCGAACGCCCAAAACTTCAGTTGTTAGAGGAAACGGTAAGAGACACAACTGAAGCCATGGGATGAGGTCAATGAGCCCTGCGAGTGCTCCAACCAGATATTCTGTCATGGGCCTTCGTCCAACCATTTTGCCAACAACCACCTGTCTCAAATTGCTCACGTGAGCAGACCAAGTTCACCGAGTCGATTACGGATTCGGTCAACGGCCTGTTCAGCGTCGTCAGGTTTCTTTCCCCCCGTTATGACGATCTTTCCACTCCCAAATAACAGCAGAACGACATCAGGGTCGTCAATTCGGTAGACGAGTCCGGGGAACTGTTCGGGCTCGTATTCGATGTTCTCAAGACCGAGGCCGATTGCAATGGCGTTGAGGTTAAGATTATGGCCCAAATCAGCCGACGAGACGATATTCTGGACGGTTACACCGTCCGGTTCAACCAGAATCGACAGATTGCGTAGCTTCTCAAATACAATCTCAACCGCACGGCGCATATCGTCGGTGCTTTTCGCACCAGTACAAACGATCTTTCCAGAGCGAAACAACAGCAAGGCTGCCTTGGGATCGTTTGTCCGGTAGACGGCTCCGGGGAACACCTCTGGGTCATACTCTATCCCCTCAAGATCCATCGCTACGGGTTCGAGATCGAGCT
This portion of the Salinarchaeum sp. IM2453 genome encodes:
- a CDS encoding DUF790 family protein, whose translation is MLTKELLEVTKRKPNIQPRYRDIDDYQSTAKEVIDVYESGKSRGEIEDAIAELETHDTFKLVRGLSKLLERRVTFEQQAPITPSRVRDAVFKRGIVTSAAERREVIEMVAADLDVTPDEIEDSLWADREQEEILISEPEIGAKELLRQYNLSLTQTLLFDAIEIEFTASNNYQEIFGLMAYLGLMYTVDEDLAVTVTGPTALFKKTRKYGNELAKLLPSIMKADEWSVTAQVETEISDETRIYEFPLNDDQQRLFPSRTTVESFDSEVERDFAARIDSLAEGWTVHREPTILRTGNQVMIPDFSFERNENKFYLEIIGFWTPEYLHKKLEKVRAVESEHPIMLAVNESLNCTKADFSDANVEQVFFYQDTIPVKPVLARLNAIEEREAKQDLQTLKQNSINISTDEITDIKTLADTHDVASDAAERYVAANYDGVISNNKFVPTSVLEKIEAEIDALDNTTLANVNQVLEEYGVAQTVLGHMDYTINYVSLDQSEAKVTKSK
- a CDS encoding TATA-box-binding protein, with amino-acid sequence MTDPKETITIENVVASTGIGQELDLEPVAMDLEGIEYDPEVFPGAVYRTNDPKAALLLFRSGKIVCTGAKSTDDMRRAVEIVFEKLRNLSILVEPDGVTVQNIVSSADLGHNLNLNAIAIGLGLENIEYEPEQFPGLVYRIDDPDVVLLLFGSGKIVITGGKKPDDAEQAVDRIRNRLGELGLLT